GCAATCACCAGTCAAAACATTTCAAAATGGGAATTGGGAATCTACCGAATTGAATTTTGGGGAGGGCAAAATAAAGTAGGAACGGATACGTTCGAAATCATACCTACGATTAACCAAATTGGATTATCGTCTGCCAATATGTACAATGGCGGATTAGTTGCGAGACAAGGAGATATTCTCTATTATGTTGGCGAAGATGGGGCTTTATACAAGGGTGAAATCCAAGATTCTAGTAAGAATGAAAAGCTGACGGAAGAACGAGCAAGTTTTCTCAATGTGCAAGGGCAATGGGTTTATTTTATTAATGTATCGAGGGAGCAAGTAATTAGCCGGATTCGATTCGATGGAAAGCGAGAGTCGCCAGACAATCCATGGATGACTAGGCAAGGGGAGCCGGAAACCCTTTCCCATGATCAAGCAGGGCAGCTACTGTTAATCGGCGATTGGATGTACTTCACGAATCTCACGGATCAATCGTTTTTGTACCGCATGAAGACTGATGGCTCGAAAAAAGAGTTACTTCTAGCGGAGTCCATGGATCAATTCTATATCCGAGGGAATGAATTATTCTATACGAGAAAAGCGAAAAAGCCGAAAGACGAGTTTAAAGACCGTAATCCAAATATGTTGCGAGATTACCAATTTCAACCAGATTGGGGTTATGTCTATCGTGCTACTTTATCGGAAGTGGCTGGTACTGTAAGGCTTACGAATATTATAGCTCTTACTGATTTTGAAACGATGGGCTTCATTATTGACGGGGATTCTCTGTATGTGTTGAAGAATGCAGGCAATTATTGGGATAGCCGCATATCTGGCCGAATTCCAGGGAAATTATATCGGATAGCGTTGTCTAGCAGTAATAGCGCTACTAGTGTCAGTGATAACACTGGCAGTAATCGTAGTAGCGGTAGCATGGTAGCCCAGATGGTCGCAGACGATGTTGTGAATTTCCATGTGGATAATGGTGTCTTGTACGTGCAGAAAAACTTAAATCGTGGCCGGGTTATCTATCTCTTGAATCCAGAGGGTACATTGATTCGAGAGTTTAATACGCAGGTGATTCGACGTGTCAACGATGTGCCAGATAACGTTCAATTATATAATCGCGGAACATTTCCGGTGACGTATATGAATGTACTGCATAACTGGTTATTCTATTATGCTGGAAAAGAAACCGAGAAAATTACTGATAACATGCCATTGCGTACCGATGAGCGTTTAACGGTCAGATACTAATTGTATATAATAACAAAAAATCATACTAATAAGAAAAGGGTGCCTCTCCGGCACCTTTTCCCTGTTTTATAAGATAAGATAGTGTAAATTTGTACGATGCCTATACACAAACAAACCGCCTGCAGCTATAATCAGCACGCCAGCGCCAATATACAGATATGGCGTTTTACTTGATTGTTGTTCAACTACGTGCACTGTAAATTCTTTCTCGACTCTATGGAATTGGTCGATTGCATCATAGAATTCGAATATGATTTTCCCTTGTATCAGACCAGCCTGTGTAGGAGTTATAGTGGCAACGTAAGAATTGCTCATTCCAGCAACTAAATTATCAGTATAGTAACTGCGGTCCTGGGTGTTAAAATCTCCTTCCAGACGGATCATCAGGTTACGTATATTCGCTCTTCCAACATTATAGTATTCCGTAGAAATAGAAAATGGATGGCCAAGTACAGCCTCCGATGGTACTGCGATTTGACCTACCATAAGACGGATCTCTTGCATCACTGGAATTCCGATTATTTCTTTGGTAGAATACTGATTCCCTTTACTATCCTCATATTGAATATCTAAGTGTAGGTTATGAGTCTTAGAAGGTGTATCGACTGAAGGGCGTAAGTGCAATTTATGCTCTGCACGCTTCTGAGGGTTAATCGACTTTATATAATAGGTACCAATAGAGTTCACAGGGGAGAAAACGTCTCCATCGGAACTTACTTGAATCGTAAGATTGCGAATTTGCTCTTTCTCATGTGTATTGAATAATGAAAAGGACAGTGTGAAGTCTTTCCCTGCTTGCACATAATCAGCATCAAGGGAGTAATTATCTAAAAACAGCTTTGAAGTTGAACCATTACTTGAATTATTGGCGTTGCTATTACTATTGACAATTACTATACCAGCCGTTGGAGAAGAGCTTTTGGGAGTGTGGTTACTACTACCAGAGCTTCCATCTTGCTTTCCTGGGGTTACTGGCTGTGTATTGCTTTGACTAGCGTCTTTTTTATTGATTACAGGTATATAGATTTTGTGTGGGTTACTGTAAACGCCGTTGAATTGGTCCTTATAGGTGATGAGTACATCCAATGTGTAGACACCTGTTGCAAGCTTTGAACCAACAGTTACATCAAACACTGCACTATCGGTAAAGTGCCCAACCGGAAGCTGGGCTACCGTACTGGTATCTCGATTCACTCCTGTTAGATAAAAGGTGGTAGGGCTAAAACCACTGAGTCGTACTTCAATATCCTTCGCAAGGGCTTTCGAGTTATTGTGTAAATCGATAATGACCTTTCCTGTTTCTCCGGCAAATAAAGCATCATTCGGAATTACAGTTTTATGAAGATTCACCCTTGGTTGTTCGAAGTCATTCTCAATTTTAATGTAAATTGTCTCGGAAGACTGGTATGCTACTCCAGTCGGTGATTGGTACTCAAAGCGCACAGTTAATGGATAAGTCTTCGCTTTAGCAGACGCTGGAACTTTGTAATTCAATACGATATCATCGCTGGAGCCAGCGTGTATCATGGAAACACGAATACGTGGGACAAGATTTTCTATTTCAAAA
The nucleotide sequence above comes from Desulfuribacillus stibiiarsenatis. Encoded proteins:
- a CDS encoding stalk domain-containing protein — encoded protein: METLRNVSLAGRSYSKLGMALVVLVTILISSVWLGTYHHVNAQAIEVYLDGDRIQLDVSPVTIQGRALVPMRAIFEALGAEVEWDHSTQTAKASKNTTQIILVRDQNQAWANSKQVILDVPARTINGRLMVPLRFISESLGMGVAWNDKLQRIDLTSEVAMQSWVSFGDTHSAGIIFDTRKQFTDNTPIIHYNVTISLSDQEVERLKTVSKESRWIPLRTVVTTPNGKILLDRIDHTFDLSNHDLDLYSVKETRPLEVRTHAQIPAPTAITSQNISKWELGIYRIEFWGGQNKVGTDTFEIIPTINQIGLSSANMYNGGLVARQGDILYYVGEDGALYKGEIQDSSKNEKLTEERASFLNVQGQWVYFINVSREQVISRIRFDGKRESPDNPWMTRQGEPETLSHDQAGQLLLIGDWMYFTNLTDQSFLYRMKTDGSKKELLLAESMDQFYIRGNELFYTRKAKKPKDEFKDRNPNMLRDYQFQPDWGYVYRATLSEVAGTVRLTNIIALTDFETMGFIIDGDSLYVLKNAGNYWDSRISGRIPGKLYRIALSSSNSATSVSDNTGSNRSSGSMVAQMVADDVVNFHVDNGVLYVQKNLNRGRVIYLLNPEGTLIREFNTQVIRRVNDVPDNVQLYNRGTFPVTYMNVLHNWLFYYAGKETEKITDNMPLRTDERLTVRY
- a CDS encoding COG1361 S-layer family protein, which gives rise to MKRKVSLTLIISLCIAILLPYTALANGGVPPNLQISSNYKMPVFKAGAEARLVIPIRNVGGQDAMNIHVGIDVNTNPDVYPFEIENLVPRIRVSMIHAGSSDDIVLNYKVPASAKAKTYPLTVRFEYQSPTGVAYQSSETIYIKIENDFEQPRVNLHKTVIPNDALFAGETGKVIIDLHNNSKALAKDIEVRLSGFSPTTFYLTGVNRDTSTVAQLPVGHFTDSAVFDVTVGSKLATGVYTLDVLITYKDQFNGVYSNPHKIYIPVINKKDASQSNTQPVTPGKQDGSSGSSNHTPKSSSPTAGIVIVNSNSNANNSSNGSTSKLFLDNYSLDADYVQAGKDFTLSFSLFNTHEKEQIRNLTIQVSSDGDVFSPVNSIGTYYIKSINPQKRAEHKLHLRPSVDTPSKTHNLHLDIQYEDSKGNQYSTKEIIGIPVMQEIRLMVGQIAVPSEAVLGHPFSISTEYYNVGRANIRNLMIRLEGDFNTQDRSYYTDNLVAGMSNSYVATITPTQAGLIQGKIIFEFYDAIDQFHRVEKEFTVHVVEQQSSKTPYLYIGAGVLIIAAGGLFVYRHRTNLHYLIL